The Lucilia cuprina isolate Lc7/37 chromosome 5, ASM2204524v1, whole genome shotgun sequence genome includes a window with the following:
- the LOC111683833 gene encoding uncharacterized protein LOC111683833, with product MKSYQLTVVIVSLLLLTISCEAKKRKHHKSSDESSESSKTKTKTKWSSSSNLGPQTKNSMVATEEHGYYVKRTFLPLSNDGKNSSNLKSPPFLAVPIAWFPCKDADCLKLNSLALNSNKNSLDEGFLCDDDCTGPYEPICGKTSSEVAVFYNKCKLNVAKCRSHGYWSDIAYEDCKTQYPEEVKYAEMKFCRSPYFRRSEEIPSMEENKTENSENLVVEETTTLKAEEVLIQEIKDSKPVEKIEESKDSYKEIKTASGIVTEMKL from the exons ATGAAAAGTTATCAGTTAACTGTGGTAATAG TTTCGCTAttacttttaacaatttcctGTGAGGCCAAAAAACGCAAACATCATAAAAGTTCAGATGAATCTTCGGAATCCTCTAAaactaaaaccaaaacaaaatggTCTTCTTCCTCGAATTTGGGTCCACAGACAAAAAATTCCATGGTAGCTACTGAAGAACATGGTTATTATGTTAAGCGCACCTTTTTGCCCTTAAGCAATGATGGTAAAAATTCCTCCAACTTAAAATCTCCTCCCTTTTTGGCTGTACCCATTGCCTGGTTTCCCTGTAAAGATGCTGATTGTTTAAAACTCAACTCTCTGGCTCTTAATTCCAATAAAAATTCCCTTGATGAGGGTTTCCTTTGTGACGATGATTGTACGGGACCTTATGAACCCATCTGTGGTAAAACCTCTTCCGAAGTCGCAGTATTCTATAATAAATGTAAACTTAATGTCGCTAAATGTAGAAGTCATGGCTATTGGTCTGATATTGCCTATGAAGATTGTAAAACACAATATCCCGAGGAAGTAAAATATGCCGAAATGAAATTCTGCAGAAGTCCTTATTTTAGAAGATCCGAAGAAATTCCCTCAAtggaagaaaataaaactgaaaattctGAGAACTTAGTTGTAGAGGAAACCACTACTTTGAAGGCGGAGGAAGTTTTGATACAGGAAATCAAGGATTCGAAACCTGTAGAGAAAATTGAAGAATCTAAGGAttcatataaagaaataaaaacggcCAGTGGTATTGTAACCGAAAtgaaattgtag